The Ferroacidibacillus organovorans nucleotide sequence GCTACGATGAGGTCACCACCACGCATCGCCGTCTTATACACCAACTGCCGCCGAAACTCGTGAAAGCCCATATCTCCGACCGCTCTTGCCAAGCGATGATTCGCCATCATACCGTTGACGTTCAAATCCTCAATGACGATCACACCGTATTGACTTACTAGTCTGGTGGTGAGTTTGTGCAGTTCGTCGTTGCGGATATTGGCTACCTTCGCATGGAGCTTCGCAAGTTTGAGCTTGGTTTTTGCTCTATTTTTGAGCCTTTTTGCTTACGAGACAAAGAACGTGACAAACGACGCAAACGATTCAAGAGTATTCTGTGCGGCTTTGCGCCTGTCACGAAGGTTCCGTCAGACAAGGTGGCTAATCGATTGACACCCAAATCCACGCCGACAATCGCTTGGTTTTCGCATATAAGACAATTTTAATGCTTCTTCTTTGAATTCTTTGTCGTACACTCGCATCTGGATTCCTTCTTCCTTTTTTATCATTTTGTCCAGAATTACGAGTTTGTTGACTTCACTAAAATGATACTGCTCCATTCAATCAAAAAACCAAGTATCCGATTCTGAACATCAGTCAGTCGATAGATCTTTCCTCGACGTATGATCCTTTGACTATCAGGATCAAAGATACATGTTGACGATAGATGAATGAGCTCGCTCATTCCCTTAATCGATCACTCCTCTGATCATCTGCATAGGAAACCGAAGTACCCGATTCTCTTGAGAATATCGTCGACAGACGTCCTCTCCATGTTCTTCGAGAAGATCGATTAACTCCTCCCGTGCAGCCCAGGGAATCGTCGCAAGTTCTTCCTGCGCCCAACCCAAACCCCGAACAGCCACATTCACATTCTCCCTTGGCCACCAGTATAAAAAACGGGATGCGAGCATTTCTGTTTTTTCAACACGAATTCCAGCTTTGGCAAACTCTTGTTCTATAGAGATCGCGGAAATGAAAAAGTTTTTCGGTTCCTTGCGACCATTTTGCTTCGCCAGGTCGATCAAAGGAGCCATCCAGTCCGCGAAAAACGGTGCGTCCATTTCGATCGGGAGTATGTTAAAAGCACTGACGATTCCTCCATCGCGCGTAACGCGCCTCACTTCTTTAAGCGCCTTAGGAATATCCGTCAGATGCAAAAAGGCAGCACCAACAACAGCATCAAACGATCCACTCTCAAACGGGAGAGCTTCCGCGCCAGCCTTCATAAATTGCACCCATTTACGAGTGCTTTCTTGCAGTTTCAGTCTCGCCCTCGACAACATCCCCATAGACGGATCCACGGCGATAAGACTTCCCATTGGCCCGATACGATCCGCCAACCCTCCATCAATCGTCAGCAATCCATCTCCACACCCGATTTCCAGTACGCGCATTCCTGGTTCAATGCCAGACCAGTTCACAAATGCTGCCCTTTGTGGAATCCAGTCCGGTGCCATTTTATGCACAGTTTCTTCCAGTACAATCGCCGAGTTAAATCTCGACACGTGCAGAATTCGAACACGCTGATCAAGATAACCTGATTGCTCAAGTGCGGCCGTGATTTCAATCAGATTGGCATGGCCCTGATTTGTCAAAGATACAACACGCCGTTCGCCATCCATTCGTATAGACATATTGCCCGTCAAAACACCGATGACCAATTCGTCCTGAAGTGAATAATCGACCCACGGACGATGGAGATGACCTAAAATGAATTGCCGTTCTGGCATATCCCGATAGTAAGCGATCGCTTGGTAGTTTTCGTATCGAGTCGCAATCACGTAAACTTCAACAAGAGCTGGCAACCCATGTGTTTGATAGTATGAGCGCATGCGCTGCAATGCTTGGTCAGCAAATTCAAATGTGACTTCGGGCGTTCCGGTCTCCTCATGAGCGATCCAGACAGCGGTTGACGCCGCGATTTCGTACAGGGCCGTTCGAGGAATTCGGTCAGGAATTGGCAAATTTTCACCGAATGCCATTGTTTGCATTTGTTCTGTCCATTGCATATCAATAATTGATTGGGCTTGGCCATCTAGATATTCAAAGATGTCATCATCAAATCGCGACCGTTTGCCCACACCAGCTAGCCATGGGCTTACGAGTAGACCAGCATTCATGAAATTCTGGATTTTATGAACGATCATATTGAGAATCATCCCCTTCAAAGTTCTGGAGCGCCAACAGAAACTACGTCAAAACGATATTTATTTAGAAAACATTTCCATTCTTACATTCCGAATTCACCACCAAGTTAACTGAGTTATCCACTATGTACGTACTCACATTATATCTCAATTTTCGCTATCATTCGGCGCCACCGCATCTTTTATATCACGCAATCTGAATGTACTCCACACATCCTGGAATGCTACGGTCGATACCTGGATATGAATGCCAAGGAAATAGATGATGTCCAATCAGAAGAATCACGAAGTCCCTGTCGAGGGCACGGCCATCGATCTGGTTGGAGAATCGGATATTATGCCTATCGGTCGCGGTGAATCCACCGATTTGCTGACAACGGTTCAGGTCCCCCCTGTCCTTTTCAACCTAAACATGATCACTGTGGAAGATCTTGGGCCAGCCACGCTTGAAAACTACCATGTGGTATTGTTTGTTTATTTTTAAACTGAAGATGGAACTGGGATCTCGTGGGGAGCAATCTAAAAGTCTTTTTCATCCGGGACGAAATGAAATTCTCCGATCTGGTGCACGCCTACTCTGTCACGAATATTCCAGGCAAACAGCGCGGACACAAATTACCATAAGCTTCCCGTGAACGCCACAAAAATAAAAACGTATTGCAACTAACCAACAGGACGGACAGATGACTTATTTTGTCGATTGGTCAGTCGACCGCGATGCACTCATCAACTATGAGCCGTCGTCGATAAACGGTTTGCGCGAATCTGAGCAGCTCGGACAGGCATCCCCCCGCAGATTGATAGAATCTTGGTTCAAAAACCGATTGAGATCACCAAAAATTTTAAACAGGCAGGAGAAACGTATGGAGCCTTTAAAGCGTGGGAGCGTGATGAACTGATTCAAAACCTTGTAGCGGCCATCGCACCGTGTGATGCGCACATCAAGTATTGTTTTGATCGAACTGTTCAAACTGTGTGACCCAGAGGATGGCCTGTGCGCGAAAGAAAGGCTGGCAAACGCATCGCCGATACCAAAAGGTGATCTCCTATGAGATCACCTTTTTAACTTGTGATGTAGACTCATTTCCTAGTTTCTCTTCCCTACCTGAGAAGTGAATTGGCTGGATAGGACATCCCCGCGATCACAGCCGCTTGATTTGGAGTGAGCGTATGCAAATCGTAGAAGGAGATCCCTAACGCCCCCGCGTCAGACGCCGCCTGGATAGCAGCCTCTTCCTCTAACCCGGTGGGACTGTAAGCGCCAGATCCAGAATTCGACCACATGTCGTACGATTCTGCAATGACCTCAATCGGCGTGTGTGGTGCGACCGCGCGGATGAGATGAATGGAATTCGTCACGTAGTGGTAAACCTGGCTAAATGTATAATTTTGTTCAAGACCATGCCAGTAATCCATCGGCGCAAACGCCGTAACGTAGTTCGCCAAGACGCCAAGAGGCGTCCCTCTCTGATCTTGCGGCGGAAAAATGGTCGCGACGTACGGCATGTTTGGTCCAATCAAATGGCGAATAAATTTCGAATAGGATCCCATGGCTTGGGCGGATAAATTCCCTTCAAAATCTCCCGTGTATCCGTCGGTCGACGAACCCATTC carries:
- a CDS encoding class I SAM-dependent methyltransferase; translated protein: MIVHKIQNFMNAGLLVSPWLAGVGKRSRFDDDIFEYLDGQAQSIIDMQWTEQMQTMAFGENLPIPDRIPRTALYEIAASTAVWIAHEETGTPEVTFEFADQALQRMRSYYQTHGLPALVEVYVIATRYENYQAIAYYRDMPERQFILGHLHRPWVDYSLQDELVIGVLTGNMSIRMDGERRVVSLTNQGHANLIEITAALEQSGYLDQRVRILHVSRFNSAIVLEETVHKMAPDWIPQRAAFVNWSGIEPGMRVLEIGCGDGLLTIDGGLADRIGPMGSLIAVDPSMGMLSRARLKLQESTRKWVQFMKAGAEALPFESGSFDAVVGAAFLHLTDIPKALKEVRRVTRDGGIVSAFNILPIEMDAPFFADWMAPLIDLAKQNGRKEPKNFFISAISIEQEFAKAGIRVEKTEMLASRFLYWWPRENVNVAVRGLGWAQEELATIPWAAREELIDLLEEHGEDVCRRYSQENRVLRFPMQMIRGVID
- a CDS encoding catalase-related domain-containing protein, which codes for MVQKPIEITKNFKQAGETYGAFKAWERDELIQNLVAAIAPCDAHIKYCFDRTVQTV